From the genome of Desulfovibrio aminophilus, one region includes:
- a CDS encoding DUF4390 domain-containing protein, producing the protein MAHPLRGLVRFAALGLVLLLFLAGPARAQSLSLNNLVVDNQAGSFMARFGVVVEGIEDVALNLDNGVVLGLTCDARLSRRRSLWSNKTVNEVQWVSRLQQDALTGEYVLVLPGRETPYREKDLPRLLTRAWSTIAVDLGPWNKLERGEDYVLDLSIKLNQVDIPGWFRRTLFFWSWDVVPATTYQLEFRY; encoded by the coding sequence ATGGCGCATCCCCTGCGGGGTCTGGTCCGTTTCGCGGCCCTGGGCCTCGTCCTTCTCCTCTTCCTGGCTGGCCCGGCCCGGGCCCAGAGCCTGTCCCTGAACAACCTGGTGGTGGACAACCAGGCGGGCAGCTTCATGGCCCGCTTCGGCGTGGTCGTGGAGGGCATCGAGGACGTGGCCCTGAACCTGGACAACGGCGTGGTCCTCGGGCTCACCTGCGACGCCAGGCTTTCGCGCAGGCGCAGCCTCTGGTCCAACAAGACCGTGAACGAGGTCCAGTGGGTGAGCCGGCTCCAGCAGGACGCGCTCACCGGCGAGTACGTGCTCGTGCTGCCCGGCCGCGAAACCCCCTATCGCGAAAAAGACCTGCCCCGGCTCCTGACCCGGGCCTGGTCCACCATCGCCGTGGACCTGGGGCCCTGGAACAAGCTCGAACGCGGCGAGGACTACGTCCTCGACCTGTCCATCAAGCTGAACCAGGTGGACATCCCCGGTTGGTTCCGGCGCACGCTCTTCTTCTGGTCCTGGGACGTGGTCCCGGCCACCACCTACCAGCTGGAATTCCGGTACTGA
- a CDS encoding ATP-binding protein, with translation MSPDTINVSATDLRERKRRRRELTLALVCFLAVIVLTWVELRFLGVNSYLFLGLFNLNFILLLLVLFIVTRNGVKLLLERRRKVLGSRLRTRLVLAFISLSLIPTVLMFLVSLKFVQTSVDYWFKGQVEDSMQQALELGRSFYASAQDRLERRGRTMLREIKARNYAWGGRAMDKYLDEKFVDFDLSLLGLIGPDAKDLNRHPDPGWETLWPEIKERVDWEGLRSTPRYWSTIMPTAGQDLIVGLLPVDEGRAGYLLVGENIGQGLLFRLDQVVRGLDEYKKLKTLKSPWKMTLYLTLGVMTMLILLGAIWFGFRLAKEISAPVQALAAGTERVARGDLSVRLEDPSDDELGFLVQSFNRMTEDLSESQMSLTEANERLAQQNKELERRGRYIEAVLDNITSGVISMDVQGFIGTVNQAAQHILGVDARFLIGRRPMDLLYGEFAELMNDAFLAVTGNPTVSWQRAFDLPLPSRQLKVLASVVALRGGDGRATGLVAVFEDITELEKIQRLAAWREVARRIAHEIKNPLTPIKLSAQRLQRRFGQFADDTVFEECTGIIIKQVERMQQMVTEFSSYAKLPEVTPRPGSPAPLLEEAVGMFSVTHREIDWSLDIQGAIPEIPLDHEAMRRVLINLLTNAAEALEGQEGGAVAVTARHDPARGVVDLRVRDNGPGFSAEERSRMFEPYFSRKKTGTGLGLTIVRSIITDHHGQVRVEPNSPQGSVFIVELPDR, from the coding sequence ATGAGCCCGGACACCATCAACGTGAGCGCCACGGACCTGCGGGAGCGGAAGCGGCGGAGGCGGGAGCTGACCCTGGCCCTGGTCTGCTTCCTGGCCGTGATCGTGCTCACCTGGGTGGAGCTGCGCTTCCTGGGGGTCAACTCCTACCTCTTCCTGGGCCTCTTCAACCTGAACTTCATCCTCCTGCTCCTGGTGCTCTTCATCGTCACCCGCAACGGCGTGAAGCTCCTCCTGGAGCGCCGCCGCAAGGTGCTCGGCTCCCGATTGCGCACCCGCCTGGTCCTGGCCTTCATCTCGCTCTCACTCATCCCCACGGTGCTCATGTTCCTGGTTTCGCTGAAGTTCGTGCAGACCTCGGTGGACTATTGGTTCAAGGGCCAGGTGGAGGACTCCATGCAGCAGGCCCTGGAGCTGGGCCGGTCCTTCTACGCCTCGGCCCAGGACCGCCTGGAGCGCCGGGGCCGGACCATGCTGCGCGAGATCAAGGCCCGGAACTACGCCTGGGGCGGGCGGGCCATGGACAAGTACCTGGACGAGAAGTTCGTGGACTTCGACCTGAGCCTGCTGGGCCTCATCGGGCCGGACGCCAAGGACCTCAACCGGCACCCGGACCCCGGCTGGGAGACGCTCTGGCCGGAGATCAAGGAGCGCGTGGACTGGGAGGGGCTGCGCTCCACCCCGCGCTACTGGTCCACGATCATGCCCACGGCCGGGCAGGACCTCATCGTGGGCCTGCTGCCCGTGGACGAGGGCCGCGCGGGCTACCTCCTGGTGGGCGAGAACATCGGCCAGGGCCTGCTCTTCCGCCTGGACCAGGTGGTCCGGGGTCTGGACGAGTACAAGAAGCTGAAGACCCTCAAGTCGCCCTGGAAGATGACCCTCTACCTGACCCTCGGGGTCATGACCATGCTCATCCTCCTGGGGGCCATCTGGTTCGGCTTCCGGCTGGCCAAGGAGATTTCCGCGCCGGTGCAGGCCCTGGCCGCGGGCACCGAGCGCGTGGCCCGGGGCGACCTCTCCGTGCGCCTGGAGGATCCCTCGGACGACGAACTGGGCTTCCTGGTCCAGTCCTTCAACCGCATGACCGAGGACCTCTCCGAGAGCCAGATGAGCCTGACCGAGGCCAACGAACGCCTGGCCCAGCAGAACAAGGAGCTGGAACGCCGGGGCCGCTACATCGAGGCCGTGCTGGACAACATCACCTCGGGGGTCATCTCCATGGACGTCCAGGGCTTCATCGGCACGGTGAACCAGGCCGCCCAGCACATCCTCGGGGTGGACGCGCGCTTCCTCATCGGACGCCGTCCCATGGACCTGCTCTACGGCGAGTTCGCGGAGCTCATGAACGACGCCTTCCTGGCCGTGACCGGCAACCCGACGGTCTCCTGGCAGCGCGCCTTCGACCTGCCCCTGCCCAGCCGGCAGCTGAAGGTCCTGGCCAGCGTGGTGGCCCTGCGCGGCGGGGACGGCCGCGCGACGGGCCTGGTGGCCGTGTTCGAGGACATCACCGAGCTGGAGAAGATCCAGCGCCTGGCGGCCTGGCGCGAGGTGGCCCGGCGCATCGCCCACGAGATCAAGAACCCGCTCACGCCCATCAAGCTCTCGGCCCAGCGCCTGCAGCGCCGCTTCGGCCAGTTCGCGGACGACACGGTCTTCGAGGAGTGCACCGGGATCATCATCAAGCAGGTGGAGCGCATGCAGCAGATGGTCACGGAGTTCTCCTCCTACGCCAAGCTGCCCGAGGTCACGCCCCGGCCCGGCTCCCCGGCCCCGCTCCTGGAGGAGGCCGTGGGCATGTTCTCCGTGACCCACCGCGAGATCGACTGGAGCCTGGACATCCAGGGAGCCATCCCGGAAATTCCCCTGGACCACGAGGCCATGCGCCGGGTGCTCATCAACCTCCTGACCAACGCGGCCGAGGCCCTGGAGGGCCAGGAGGGCGGCGCGGTGGCGGTCACGGCCCGCCACGACCCCGCGCGCGGGGTCGTGGATCTGCGCGTCCGGGACAACGGGCCGGGATTCTCCGCCGAGGAGCGCTCGCGCATGTTCGAGCCCTACTTCTCGCGCAAGAAGACCGGCACGGGCCTGGGCCTGACCATCGTGCGCTCGATCATCACCGACCACCACGGCCAGGTGCGGGTGGAGCCCAACTCCCCCCAGGGCTCCGTGTTCATCGTCGAGCTGCCGGACCGCTGA
- a CDS encoding TIGR01777 family oxidoreductase yields MRVFIAGGSGFIGTALCRALVRAGHAPVVLTRGTPRALPPGVSAVGWNGRDGEGWAHLLERDSAVVNLAGENIAAGRWTPERKERILQSRLDAGRAVADAVSRAPEAPRVLVQASAVGWYGPRGPELLDESAAPGQGFLAEVCRRWEESSAAVEALGTRRCVIRTGLVLGPGGALARMLPAFRFFLGGPLGDGRQGVSWIHLDDEAQAIRFLIETEDCSGPYNLTAPDPVDSRAFAKALGRALGRPSRLPAPAFALRLLLGEMASEVLLSGQFVRPTRLLSAGYRFQRPDIDGALRASLHPVREAA; encoded by the coding sequence ATGCGGGTCTTCATCGCCGGAGGCAGCGGGTTCATCGGAACCGCGCTCTGCCGGGCCCTGGTCCGGGCCGGGCACGCGCCCGTGGTGCTCACACGGGGGACGCCCCGCGCCCTGCCGCCGGGAGTCTCGGCCGTGGGCTGGAACGGCCGCGACGGCGAGGGCTGGGCCCATCTCCTGGAGCGCGATTCGGCCGTGGTGAACCTGGCCGGGGAGAACATCGCCGCCGGACGCTGGACGCCCGAGCGCAAGGAACGCATTCTCCAAAGCCGTCTGGACGCCGGACGGGCCGTGGCCGACGCCGTGTCCCGGGCCCCGGAGGCCCCGCGCGTGCTCGTGCAGGCCTCGGCCGTGGGCTGGTACGGCCCGCGCGGGCCCGAACTGCTGGACGAAAGCGCGGCTCCGGGACAGGGCTTCCTGGCCGAGGTCTGCCGCCGCTGGGAAGAGTCCTCGGCCGCCGTGGAGGCCCTGGGCACGCGGCGCTGCGTCATCCGCACCGGCCTCGTGCTCGGCCCCGGCGGGGCGCTCGCGCGCATGCTCCCGGCCTTCCGTTTCTTCCTCGGCGGCCCCCTCGGCGACGGCCGCCAGGGCGTGTCCTGGATTCACCTGGACGACGAGGCCCAGGCCATCCGCTTCCTCATCGAGACCGAGGACTGCTCCGGCCCCTACAACCTCACCGCCCCGGACCCCGTGGACTCGCGGGCCTTCGCCAAGGCCCTGGGCCGGGCCCTGGGGCGTCCCTCTCGGCTGCCCGCCCCGGCGTTCGCCCTGCGCCTTCTGCTGGGGGAGATGGCCTCCGAGGTCCTGCTTTCCGGCCAGTTCGTGCGGCCCACGCGGCTCCTGTCGGCGGGCTACCGCTTCCAGCGCCCCGACATCGACGGGGCCCTGCGCGCGTCCCTGCATCCGGTCCGGGAGGCCGCGTGA
- a CDS encoding HD domain-containing phosphohydrolase encodes MICPKDLLPGSGARRERILVVEDERMVALDIERLVRSMGYDVAGISDSGEEAVEMARALRPGLVLMDIRLKGPMDGIEAAARIQEIRDTPVIYLTAYADDATLERARLTGPFGYLIKPFEDRELRLTIEMALYKHRLDAKLLDNRIWLATTLKSIGDAVLTTDPDGMVRFLNPAAEVLLERSEDQARGMPVSAVFQVLDEESLAPLALPLPDPASAAASRDMLLVTSSGEKLPIASSVAPIANDQGELLGGVFVFRDIAEKKKAEESLRRSVAQLRQTLEETVSALAAMSEKRDLYTAGHQQRVAQLACAMAEEMGLGGDRLDGLRVAGKLHDIGKISVPAEILAKPSRLTPIEMGIMKTHSESGFEILKRVSFPWPVARMVLQHHERLDGSGYPNGLRGDEIMLEARILAVADVVEAMSSHRPYRATLGLERALDEIAVHKGGLYDPEAVAACLRLFQHKNFTFDVENP; translated from the coding sequence GTGATCTGTCCCAAGGACCTTCTGCCCGGCTCCGGGGCGCGTCGGGAGCGAATCCTCGTGGTCGAGGACGAGCGCATGGTGGCCCTGGACATCGAGCGGCTCGTGCGCAGCATGGGCTACGACGTGGCCGGGATCAGCGACTCGGGCGAGGAGGCCGTGGAGATGGCCCGCGCCCTGCGGCCGGGACTGGTGCTCATGGACATCCGGCTCAAGGGGCCCATGGACGGCATCGAGGCCGCCGCGCGCATCCAGGAGATCCGCGACACCCCGGTGATCTATCTCACGGCCTACGCCGACGACGCCACCCTGGAGCGGGCCCGGCTCACCGGCCCCTTCGGCTACCTCATCAAGCCCTTCGAGGACCGCGAGCTGCGCCTGACCATCGAAATGGCGCTCTACAAGCACCGGCTGGACGCCAAGCTCCTGGACAACCGCATCTGGCTGGCCACCACCCTGAAGAGCATCGGCGACGCCGTGCTGACCACGGACCCCGACGGCATGGTGCGCTTCCTGAACCCGGCGGCCGAGGTCCTGCTGGAGCGCTCCGAGGACCAGGCGCGGGGCATGCCCGTGTCCGCGGTCTTCCAGGTCCTGGACGAGGAGAGCCTGGCCCCGCTGGCCCTGCCGCTGCCGGACCCCGCCTCGGCCGCGGCGAGCCGGGACATGCTCCTGGTCACCTCCTCGGGCGAGAAGCTGCCCATCGCCAGCAGCGTGGCGCCCATCGCCAACGACCAGGGCGAACTCCTGGGCGGGGTCTTCGTCTTCCGCGACATCGCGGAGAAGAAGAAGGCCGAGGAGTCGCTGCGCCGGAGCGTGGCCCAGTTGCGCCAGACCCTGGAGGAGACGGTCAGCGCCCTGGCGGCCATGTCCGAGAAGCGCGACCTCTACACCGCCGGGCACCAGCAGCGCGTGGCCCAGCTGGCCTGCGCCATGGCCGAGGAGATGGGGCTCGGGGGCGACCGGCTGGACGGCCTGCGCGTGGCCGGGAAGCTCCACGACATCGGCAAGATTTCCGTGCCCGCCGAAATCCTGGCCAAACCCTCGCGGCTCACGCCCATCGAGATGGGCATCATGAAGACCCACAGCGAGTCGGGCTTCGAAATCCTGAAGCGGGTCTCCTTCCCCTGGCCCGTGGCGCGCATGGTCCTCCAGCACCACGAGCGGCTGGACGGCTCGGGCTACCCCAACGGCCTGCGCGGGGACGAGATCATGCTCGAGGCCCGCATCCTGGCCGTGGCCGACGTGGTGGAGGCCATGAGCTCCCACCGCCCCTACCGGGCCACCCTGGGCCTGGAGCGGGCCCTGGACGAGATCGCCGTGCACAAGGGCGGCCTCTACGACCCCGAGGCCGTGGCCGCCTGCCTGCGCCTGTTCCAGCACAAGAACTTTACATTCGACGTCGAGAACCCGTAG
- a CDS encoding sigma-54 dependent transcriptional regulator, with amino-acid sequence MGGQILIIDDEEGIRASLRGILEDEGHSVLEAESGERGLETLEAEAPDLLFLDIWLPGMDGLAVLDRVRENHPGLPVVMISGHGNIETAVSAIKKGAYDFIEKPLSLEKVLITSAKALEFSRLRQENLALKTRIETEQTFRLTGESEAVRELRRAIEQVAPTNAWVLITGENGTGKEIVARCIHAQSRRSEQPLVAVNCAAIPEELIESELFGHEKGAFTGADKAQAGKFELADGGTLFLDEIGDMSLKTQAKILRILQEQRFEHVGGRKTITVDVRVIAATNKNLLDEIAAGRFREDLYFRLKVFPLEVPPLRERSEDIPLLMDEFVQAYVRQNGLKPTEFSPEALDVLASYPWPGNVRELKNFVERMLIMHSGSTVEPGHLPPEILIHASDGGDEERQSPGEGGDDFVLAAEALALGKGPMDLKQARADFEAAFLRAKLAECEGNISKLAKAVGLDRSSLYKKLKEYGILEK; translated from the coding sequence ATGGGTGGACAGATACTCATCATCGACGACGAAGAGGGCATCCGCGCGTCCCTGCGCGGCATCCTCGAGGACGAGGGCCATTCGGTCCTGGAGGCCGAGAGCGGCGAGCGCGGCCTGGAGACCCTGGAGGCCGAGGCCCCGGACCTGCTCTTCCTGGACATCTGGCTGCCGGGCATGGACGGCCTGGCCGTGCTGGACCGCGTGCGCGAGAACCATCCCGGCCTGCCGGTGGTCATGATCTCGGGCCACGGCAACATCGAGACCGCGGTTTCGGCCATCAAGAAGGGGGCCTACGACTTCATCGAGAAGCCCTTGTCCCTGGAAAAGGTCCTCATCACCTCGGCCAAGGCCCTGGAATTCTCCCGCCTGCGCCAGGAGAACCTGGCCCTCAAGACCCGCATCGAGACCGAGCAGACCTTCCGGCTCACCGGCGAATCCGAGGCCGTGCGGGAGCTGCGCCGGGCCATCGAGCAGGTGGCCCCGACCAACGCCTGGGTGCTCATCACCGGCGAGAACGGCACGGGCAAGGAGATCGTGGCCCGCTGCATCCACGCCCAGAGCCGTCGCTCGGAGCAGCCCCTGGTGGCCGTGAACTGCGCGGCCATTCCCGAGGAGCTCATCGAATCCGAGCTGTTCGGCCACGAGAAGGGGGCCTTCACCGGCGCGGACAAGGCCCAGGCGGGCAAGTTCGAGCTGGCCGACGGCGGCACGCTCTTCCTGGACGAGATCGGGGACATGAGCCTGAAGACCCAGGCCAAGATCCTGCGCATCCTCCAGGAGCAGCGCTTCGAGCACGTGGGCGGCCGCAAGACCATCACCGTGGACGTGCGGGTCATCGCGGCCACGAACAAGAACCTCCTGGACGAGATCGCGGCCGGGCGCTTTCGCGAGGACCTTTATTTCCGGCTCAAGGTCTTCCCCCTGGAGGTGCCGCCCCTGCGCGAGCGCTCCGAGGACATCCCCCTGCTCATGGACGAGTTCGTGCAGGCCTACGTGCGCCAGAACGGGCTCAAACCCACGGAATTCTCGCCCGAGGCCCTGGACGTGCTCGCGTCCTATCCCTGGCCGGGAAACGTCCGGGAGCTGAAGAATTTCGTGGAGCGCATGCTCATCATGCACTCCGGCTCGACCGTGGAGCCCGGCCACCTGCCCCCGGAAATCCTCATCCACGCCTCGGACGGCGGGGACGAGGAGCGGCAGTCCCCGGGCGAGGGCGGCGACGACTTCGTCCTGGCCGCCGAGGCCCTGGCCCTGGGCAAGGGGCCCATGGACCTCAAGCAGGCCAGGGCCGACTTCGAGGCCGCCTTCCTGCGGGCCAAGCTGGCCGAGTGCGAGGGGAACATCAGCAAGCTGGCCAAGGCCGTGGGCCTGGACCGCTCTTCCCTGTATAAGAAACTCAAGGAATACGGCATCCTGGAAAAGTAG
- a CDS encoding CatA-like O-acetyltransferase — MTMHAIDMDRWERREHFHFFQSVARPQVEVTAPLDVTGLLAYRSALDPANRPRLSDMLYFLAARAANGIEEFRQRLVERTPVAFDRVDIAFTYVPKGRLLHANCLAAYSERFGEAAAAIDAARAGADANPTLTPAGAEGQGMLYFSIVRGLRFTSMNNPWGDPWLDSVPRVIFGAVHETPGGGWAAPVSVEALHSFIDGRHIEAFFESMRAASDDAERTFA; from the coding sequence ATGACGATGCACGCGATCGACATGGACCGCTGGGAGCGGAGGGAGCACTTCCACTTCTTCCAGTCCGTGGCCCGTCCGCAGGTGGAGGTGACCGCGCCCCTGGACGTGACCGGCCTGCTGGCCTACCGGAGCGCCCTGGACCCCGCGAACAGGCCGCGCCTGTCGGACATGCTCTACTTCCTGGCCGCCCGCGCGGCCAACGGCATCGAGGAGTTCCGCCAGCGCCTCGTGGAGCGGACGCCGGTGGCCTTCGACAGGGTGGACATCGCCTTCACCTATGTGCCCAAGGGGCGGCTGCTGCACGCCAACTGCCTGGCCGCGTACTCCGAACGCTTCGGCGAGGCCGCGGCGGCCATCGACGCCGCGCGGGCCGGGGCCGACGCGAACCCGACCCTGACCCCTGCGGGCGCGGAGGGGCAGGGCATGCTCTACTTCAGCATCGTGCGCGGGCTGCGCTTCACGTCCATGAACAATCCCTGGGGCGATCCCTGGCTGGACAGCGTGCCGCGCGTCATCTTCGGCGCGGTCCACGAGACCCCGGGCGGCGGCTGGGCGGCGCCGGTGTCCGTGGAGGCCCTGCACAGCTTCATCGACGGACGGCACATCGAGGCGTTCTTCGAGTCCATGCGGGCGGCCTCGGACGACGCCGAACGGACCTTCGCCTGA
- a CDS encoding glycosyltransferase family 2 protein, whose amino-acid sequence MTVLPDVTVLIPARFDSTGRVRNLKVVLHYLLHHFRVRVLLGEEGERPLAKDFLPEFKGLVDHVFLQARSEHFHKTRCLNVLAREARTELVLAHDTDVLLPPLKYLAARDLAARGCHMVLPFDGRCLNVEEPEIGRIHATLSLDGLSEENCPLRHPDVYGGAAFLRREAYFEAGLENERMYGWGCEDDERVRRLSILGCRIARIPGPIFHLAHPRPVGLIGPESPRHQANLAELRRIEAMSPDRLRAEVAGWEWAKAPF is encoded by the coding sequence ATGACCGTCCTGCCGGACGTCACCGTGCTCATCCCGGCCCGCTTCGACTCCACGGGCCGGGTCCGCAACCTCAAGGTGGTGCTGCACTATCTGCTGCACCATTTCCGCGTGCGCGTGCTCCTCGGCGAGGAAGGCGAGCGGCCCCTGGCCAAGGACTTCCTGCCCGAGTTCAAGGGACTGGTGGACCACGTCTTCCTCCAGGCCCGCTCCGAGCACTTCCACAAGACCCGCTGCCTGAACGTCCTGGCCCGCGAGGCCCGCACCGAGCTGGTCCTGGCCCACGACACGGACGTGCTCCTGCCTCCGCTCAAGTATCTTGCCGCCCGCGACCTGGCCGCCCGGGGCTGCCACATGGTCCTGCCCTTCGACGGCCGCTGCCTGAACGTGGAGGAGCCGGAGATCGGACGCATCCACGCCACGCTCTCCCTGGACGGGCTCTCGGAGGAGAACTGCCCCCTGCGCCACCCGGACGTCTACGGCGGGGCGGCCTTCCTGCGCCGCGAGGCCTACTTCGAGGCCGGGCTGGAGAACGAGCGGATGTACGGCTGGGGTTGCGAGGACGACGAGCGGGTGCGGCGGCTGTCCATCCTGGGCTGCCGGATCGCGCGCATCCCGGGGCCCATCTTCCATCTGGCCCACCCCCGGCCCGTCGGGCTCATCGGCCCGGAGAGCCCCCGCCACCAAGCCAATCTGGCCGAGCTGCGGCGCATCGAGGCCATGAGCCCGGACCGGCTGCGCGCCGAGGTGGCGGGCTGGGAGTGGGCCAAGGCCCCCTTCTGA
- a CDS encoding response regulator, with protein MTATSAKVLVVDDEERFGQNMVKILEANGLKARHAMSGEEALAEAGRKPYDVVLLDMKMAGISGKEVLRRLREAKNPAKVVVLTGHASVDDAVELINMGAYDYLLKPCKTDELLRMISLAFELRQVEQRDLG; from the coding sequence ATGACCGCGACCAGCGCCAAGGTGCTCGTGGTGGACGACGAGGAGCGCTTCGGCCAGAACATGGTCAAGATTTTGGAGGCCAACGGCCTCAAGGCCCGCCACGCCATGAGCGGCGAGGAGGCCCTGGCCGAGGCCGGCCGCAAGCCCTATGACGTGGTTCTCCTGGACATGAAGATGGCCGGGATCTCGGGCAAGGAGGTGCTGCGGCGGCTGCGCGAGGCCAAGAACCCGGCCAAGGTCGTGGTCCTCACCGGCCACGCCTCGGTGGACGACGCCGTGGAGCTCATCAACATGGGCGCCTACGACTATCTGCTCAAGCCCTGCAAGACCGACGAGCTGCTGCGCATGATCAGCCTGGCCTTCGAACTGCGCCAGGTGGAGCAGCGCGACCTGGGCTGA
- a CDS encoding sensor histidine kinase, which produces MEPLLHSEPGRKLLRLGPALLVLTSAFLAPVLPEWGRLILGLATAGAVYWAVSWLAGQTVRSREEETRLGEELLQSQKMAAVGQLSSGIAHEINTPLAVIGQEAELLLMGLDAEALKDRAELDATREGVRQISLQVERCREITHKLLSLSRKLEAIVQDTDVSALAEDMAMLVEKEARLKSIVIRRNYAASLPPVATDPALLRQVILNLLNNAMQAVGCQGSVTVSTDMTARDRVRITVDDTGPGISPDNLSKIFNPFFTTKPPGQGTGLGLSMCMTIMERLGGTIQAASPPGQGARFEVVLPLRREAA; this is translated from the coding sequence ATGGAGCCCCTGCTGCATTCGGAGCCGGGCCGCAAGCTGCTGCGGCTGGGCCCGGCGCTGCTGGTGCTCACCTCGGCCTTCCTGGCCCCTGTCCTGCCCGAATGGGGCCGGCTCATCCTGGGCCTGGCCACGGCCGGAGCCGTATACTGGGCCGTGTCCTGGCTGGCCGGACAGACCGTGCGCTCCCGCGAGGAGGAGACCCGCCTGGGCGAGGAGCTCCTCCAGTCCCAGAAGATGGCCGCCGTGGGCCAGCTCTCCTCGGGCATCGCCCATGAGATCAACACCCCCCTGGCGGTCATCGGCCAGGAGGCCGAGCTCCTGCTCATGGGGCTCGACGCCGAGGCCCTCAAGGACCGCGCGGAGCTGGACGCCACGCGCGAGGGCGTGCGCCAGATCAGCCTCCAGGTGGAGCGCTGCCGGGAGATCACCCACAAGCTCCTCTCGCTCTCCCGCAAGCTGGAGGCCATCGTCCAGGACACGGACGTGAGCGCCCTGGCCGAGGACATGGCCATGCTGGTGGAGAAGGAGGCCCGGCTCAAGTCCATCGTCATCCGCCGCAACTACGCCGCGTCCCTGCCCCCGGTGGCCACGGACCCGGCCCTGCTGCGCCAGGTGATCCTGAACCTGCTGAACAACGCCATGCAGGCCGTCGGCTGCCAGGGCAGCGTGACCGTGAGCACGGACATGACCGCCCGCGACCGGGTGCGCATCACCGTGGACGACACCGGCCCGGGCATCTCCCCGGACAACCTCTCCAAGATCTTCAACCCGTTCTTCACCACCAAGCCGCCCGGACAGGGCACGGGCCTCGGGCTCTCCATGTGCATGACCATCATGGAGCGGCTGGGCGGCACCATCCAGGCCGCCAGCCCGCCCGGACAGGGGGCCCGCTTCGAGGTCGTCCTGCCCCTGCGGCGCGAGGCGGCCTGA
- a CDS encoding response regulator — protein MEKARVLVVDDEKEFVDLFVNRFNKRNVLALGAGSGPEALKTLQTEPVDVVVLDLKMPGMDGIETLKEIKKRHPLVEVIMLTGHGSVEAGLQGMGHGAYDFIMKPFNIEDLLVRINKARERKALNEKRQA, from the coding sequence ATGGAAAAGGCGCGGGTGCTCGTCGTGGACGATGAAAAGGAGTTCGTGGACCTTTTCGTCAACCGCTTCAACAAGCGCAACGTCCTGGCCCTGGGCGCTGGCAGCGGCCCGGAGGCCCTGAAGACGCTCCAGACCGAGCCCGTGGACGTGGTCGTCCTGGACCTCAAGATGCCCGGCATGGACGGCATCGAGACGCTCAAGGAGATCAAGAAGCGCCATCCCCTGGTGGAGGTCATCATGCTCACCGGCCACGGCTCCGTGGAGGCCGGGCTCCAGGGCATGGGTCACGGGGCCTACGACTTCATCATGAAGCCCTTCAACATCGAGGACCTGCTCGTGCGCATCAACAAGGCCCGCGAGCGCAAGGCCCTGAACGAAAAGCGGCAGGCGTAG